The following nucleotide sequence is from Phycisphaerales bacterium.
CGCACGCTCCAGGGCATGGATACCCCGGTTTCGATTCATCTGGATGCCGACGGGGATCCGTCGACCGGGGCCACGCTGGAAGAGCCCGCCATTGCGGGCGGCCTTGGCGCCGACATCGAGATCGTCTTCTCCCCTCGCGAAGTCGACGCGCCCCGTCCGGGTGCGGGCGTCATGTTCCGAGTCAACCAGCCCGACGGGACCGCCCGCGTCGTGCGCCATGAGCAACTGGGATTCTCGTTCACGCCCACGCACGCCGCCGAGTGGTACGAGCTTCGCATCGCCCGCGAATCGGCCGAGCAACTCGGTTTGAGGCCAAGCGGTCTTGGCGGCTCGGGGCGCATCGCCGGCGTCGTGGTCATGCGTGATGGGCGGGGCCAGATCACCGGGTGGGCCGATCCGTTCGAGGTCGACGCGCCCTCTGCCGAGCCGCTCGAGGCTTCGGACGTGCGTCTTCCGGCCAAGCCGCAAGACGCAGTCCGCGTGGTCACGTACAACGTCGAGCACTCGAGCCCGGTCAAGAACCCCGAGCCCTTCGCGCGCGTGATCAACGTCCTTGATCCCGACGTGCTGCTCTTCCAGGAGTGGGTGGAGGGCGATGCCGATGCGCTCAAGGCGTGGCTTACCGCGCACGTCGACGACAACGTCGACTGGTACGTGCTCAAGGGCCCGGCCTGGGGTGTTGCCGTCGCTTCGAAGCACCCGCTGTCCGTGCTCACGCCACTGGACACGCCCAACCCTGTCAACGCGGAGAACGCGCTGCGTTTCGTCGGCGGGCTTGCCCAGACCCCTGTTGGGCCGCTCGCGGTGGGGTCGACGCACCTGAAGTGCTGTGGCACGAAGGACAGCCGTGAAGACCGGCAGCGATCGGCCGAAGCGACGGCCATCGCCGAGCTGATGGCTCAGGCGCTCGAGCAATCGCCCGGCAGCAAGGCGTGGGGCGTGGTGATCGGGGGAGACATGAACCTCGTCGGCTCCCGCCCGCCGCTGGACGCCATCGCCCGAGGCGTCGATCTGGACGGCTCGGCCCTCCTGGTCGCCGAGCCCATGCGACTTGGGGACCAGGCGATGTATACCTGGTTCGATGCGGGTAACGCGTACACGCCGGGCAGGCTCGACTTCCTGCTCTACAGCAATGCGGTGACCGAGGCGACGAACAGCTTCGTGCTTGACACGAGCGTGATGAGCGAGGCCGCGCTTGCTCGTTTGGGCCTCGACGCAACGGACACCGCCGCCAGCGACCACCTCCCGGTGGTGCTGGACGTCCGGCCTTCGAAGTAAGCAAAACCGGACGCCCTACTTGGCGTCGGCCGACTCGATCAGACGGATCTCTCCGTCGTGGGTCCGCTCGATCAGCCCGAACTCGCGAAGGGCCTCGAGCGCGGCCAGTTGCTCGGCTCGCTTCTTGCTCTGACCCCATTGGGCGGGGTACTGGCGCCCATCGATCTCGACGGCGATCTTGAAGCTCTTGGCGTGATCAGGGCCCTGCTCGTCGATGACGCGATAGTGGGGGGTCGAGCCGAGCTGCTGCTGGGCGTGTTGCTGGAGAACGCTCTTGAAGTTCTCCTGGTGACCCAGGCGTGCGGCCTTCTGGATGCACGGGTCCAGGTGGGGCGCCAGGAATTCGCGGGCGGCATCCAGGCCGCCATCGAGATAGATGGCCGCGATGATGGCCTCGAGCGCTGCCGCCGCCAGCGAGCGTGGCAACGGTGCGCCGGCGCGCATGCCCTTGCCCAACAGCAACAAATCGATCAGGCCCATGGCATCGGCGATGTCCGCGCACGTACGTCGCGAGACCGCCGTGGACTTGATCTTGGTCATCTCGCCTTCGAGGAGGTTGGGGAAGAGCGTGAAGATCCGTTCGCTGGTGACAAGGCCGAGGACCGAATCGCCGAGGAACTCCAGCCGTTCGTTGGAATCGACGCGCGCGTCGGTGACCGATGCGTGTGTGAGCGCCTTCACGAGCAGGCAGGAATTCTTGAACGTGTATCCGATCGCGCGTTCGGCAGTTTCGATACACAACTCGCCGGAATCTCGCATGGGAACCTCGGCACCGCCGGCGCCATCCGGGGGCAACCAGCCTCAACAACAGCCAAGCGATTCCGGCATCTCGCGGTCGACCACCTCCTGTGGTCGCCGACAGCGGGATGCGGGAACCCGGATCACTCCAGTCTACACGATCATCGGCTGAGGGCCAAGCCAATTTGAGTCCGGATATGGGCATGTTTCGCCATTGCTTGGCCACGGGGCAGAGCGGGCCTACACTCCGGGCCCCGCAGCGCGGGTCCGGTCCTGCAATTAAGGGTTATCCCGAGGTTTCGAGCCATGCATTATCCCCGTCGCCTCAGCAAACTCTCTCGCGCCCGCAAGATGGGCTTCCGCGCCCGCATGCGGACCAAGGGCGGCCGCAAGATGATTAACCGCCGCCGCCGCATCGGTCGGTCGCTGAATTTTAAGAAGTAGAGCCGGACAACGCCGGTCAGAGATGAGCCCCGGGCGTTCCCCCGGGGTTTTTGCATGGGCAGACAGGTCAGGGAAGCGAGCGGTCCAACTGCCGACGAAGGCGATCGGCTTCTCGATCTCGCCCTGCCTCGCGGAGCAATGCCTCGTATCGCTCGCCGACGGCCATGAAGGCGCTGGCGCGAACCTCGGCTTCCTGCGACGACCGCGGCGCTCGCAGGCGGCGGTGGGTCCGCCCGTACAGGCCCAGGAGTTCATCGCCCCGGCCGTCCTGGGTCAGCATGGTGTCCAGCCGGGCGAGGGCGTCGAGGGCCAGGGGGGTCTCGTCGGCCTGTCGGTTTACCAGGTCCTCGTAGATCTTCATGGCCGCGGCCCGGTCACCCTGGGCAAGCGTCAGGTCGCCCATGGCAAGCTGTGCCGCCGCATAGCTGATCGCATCGCGACGATTCGTGAGCGAGAACCACTCAAGCAACTCGGCCTTGCCGCTGTCCATCCGTTGGATTGCGTCCAGGGCAAGCTGCGTGGCAAACACCGGAGATCGTTGGCCGAGGCGGCCGAGGAATTCGGTGAGGACGCGTTGCGGGCCGTCGGGCTCGTCCGAAGCCTGCTCGAGCCGGATCGCCAGCGAGTGTCGCCACGCCTCGGGGAAGCCGCCACTTGCTTCGATCGACGCGTTGACCAGGGACACGCGCGTGGATTCGTCCGCAAGCCTTGCCGCTTTGAGGAGGGCCCATGCGGTGCGAACTTGGGCCGGACCGTCCTGCGCGAGGTCGGCAATCAGCAGCAGTTCGGCAATCGCCATGTGTTCGCCCGTAACGGCGTGGCGGGTGGTGCCGAGCGCAAGACCGGGGTGCTCGGGTAATGCCTGCAGGTTCCATCGATAGCCGCGACGGTCTCGTTCGAGGAACACTGGCGCCGTGAATCGCTCGTCGCCTCGATGGCCCGTGGCCAGTGCAACCGGATAGCCGAAAGCCTGGCCGAGTTGCTCGGCGTAGAAGCTGCGCAAGGGACCAAGGCCGCCGCGTTCGGCGATGCGGTCGAACGTGAATTCCTCGGGCGGCAGTGCCGGCTCGCCCGCCAGCAGCCCCGCCTGCTTATACGGAACGCGACCGTACAACTCGGCTGGGTCCGTCTGGCGACGCTCCTGGATGAAGGTCAGCAGGCCTTCGCCGGTCATCGCGATGTCTGTTAAGTAGACCAGGACTTCGGCTGGCAAGTCGTCTAGGGGTAAGGCCATGACCCGTCGGTCCTGATGGGCGAACACCAACGCATCGAAGACCTCCGGCGCCGCCGGCAGGATGGAACCCAGCCCGGGATACTCGTGTGGTCGATCGAGCACGACGCACACCGCGGCTGCGAGATCCGGATACGTCGCCATGGCCTCGGGCTGGCCCGTTGCGATGGCGTGGGCGATCGTGGCGACCGTGGCGTCATCGTTCGAATCGGTGAACACTCGGACCAGCGCCCCCATGAACTCGGGATGGCTCGCCCAGACTTCCAGCATCAGGCTTCGAGCAGACGCGGGGAGCGGCGCGATGAGCTGCACGATCGCGTGATGCTCGACGGCGTCGACCAGGCTGGCCACTTCGATCGACGGCCACGCATTGACGGCGGCATCGCGAGCCCGCTGGGCCTCGGCCTGAGCGAGTTGAGGGTCATCCGCCAGTTGCTCGATGGCCACCGACGCCGGACTCTGTGGAGCATCCTGGGCCGTGCTGAGCGGGGGAAGCCACAACGCCAGCGTCATGGCCACGATGCCGGATTTGGTTGCCTTGTTCATGCGGGGCATTGTTTCACCCCAGAGCACCGAAATCGGCCCGAGCAAGGATTTGGGATGCGGAGGCGCTCAGGTGCCCACGCGGACGCCCACCGGCTGGGGCGTCGACTGGTGGGTCGGCTGCACGGCGATGCCCAGGGGCACCCGCTTGCCGCCGGGACCCTTGGGGGGGATGCCGTCCTCGTCGATGATTCGCTGGATGGCCATGATGCCTTCGAGCAGCATCTCGGGCCTGGGGGGGCAGCCGGGGATGTAGACGTCCACCGGGATGAACTGGTCGATGCCCTGGACGGTGGCGTAGGTATCAAAGACGCCGCCCGTCGAGGCGCACGCACCCATGGAGATGACCCACTTGGGCTCGGCCACCTGCTGGTAGATGCGCTGGAGCACCGGCATCATCTTGATCCCGATCCGTCCGGCGACGATCACCAGATCGCTCTGGCGAGGGCTGAAGCTCATCCGCTCCATGCCGAAGCGGGCCAGGTCATAGCGGCTGCTGGCAGTGGCCATCAGTTCGATGCCGCAGCAGGCAGTGGCGAAGGGGATCGGCCAGATGCTGCTGCGTCGGGCCCAATTGATGACACGCTGGAGCTGGGTGGTCAGGATGGCGTCGGTTGGCAGTGCGGCTTCGATGCCCATGGTGGCTCCGGGGTCAGAAAACAAATGGCTGGAAACAGAGTTTAGGCCCTAGGGCCGCTGCCGCTCGCTTGCGGGGCGGGCATCCCTGCGTTCGCGCCGGCTTTCGGTGGTCATGAAGTCGAGCGGGCGATGTTCGTACTCGCTACGGAGCTTGGTGCTATCGGCGCCGATGCCCCGGGAACTCACTACCTTGCGGTAGCAGCCCCCCGCGGCGCATGCTAAAACCCCGGTGGCGCTTGCTACCAGAAGAACCCGGCTGATGCGTGTCCGATTCATTCGTTGCCACGTCCTTCGTCCCGATTCGGTACGTCCTCCGAGGCCGTCGGGTTTTCGGGCTTCGCACTCAGGCGTGATTGTAGGGTGGCCTCCCCGAGCGACTCGACGGCCGTCTTGGAGAGTTGCGAAGCCGCCGAGCCCTCGCGAGCCGCGGTGGGAGAGGGTGCGGCCGTGGCAATATCGGCCAAGCGAATACGCTCGGCCGGACGCGAGAGCGTGTATCCACCGCCGTTGTCCAATTGCCTGACGAATCCGCCCCGTTGGAGGGCGTCGATGATGCGGGAGCATTGGTCGTTGGCCAGGGCCAGTTCGTCGGCCACGTCCGAGGTTCGCGCGCCCTGCCCCTCCGCGAATCGCCGGCCGATGACGGTGGCTGCGTCGATGAGTACGCCCGGGCCGGCGAGCATCAAGGCCGGATCGTCGGAATCTTCATCCTGCTCGATGCCGTCTTCGAGCATCTGCACGCCATAGGCGACCTGAAGACCAAAGAGGATGATGAGCCAGGTCAGGAAGACCCACAGCATGAAGATCGGGATGAGCGCCAGCGAGCCGTAGAGCGTCGCGTACGTGGAATTGGTGGAGTACCCGAGGTACTGCGTGAATCCCCACTTGGCCGCTTCCCACCCGATCGCCGCCACGGTGGCGCCGGCCAGGGTTGGTCGCAGCCGCAGCCGTCGATTGGGGAGGATCATGTACGCCAGCGAAAGCAGGCCGGTGCTGATGACGACGGTGACGAGGAAGCCGGCGGCCCCGACGATGAACCGGCCGAAGGCGTCGCCCTCGCCGGCCATGTTCTTGACCCATTCTCGGAATTGCACGCCGACGAGAAACGTGAGGGCGATGAGGATGGCGCCCAGCGTCATGAGTGTCCAATACTGGGTGATCCGTCTGACCCAACTGCGGCCCGACTTGGCTCGACAGATCTGGTTGAAGCAGCGTTCGACTTCGACCACCATGGCAAGCGCAGCGTAGATCAGGACGAGGCCGCCGATGAGCCCGATGGCGTCGAATCGCACCGAACCGAATCGCTCGACCCAGCCATCGATCAGTTGATCAAGGCTTTCGGGCGTGGGGTTCATCGTTTCGGGAGGGTTGAGCAGGCCCGTGCCGTTTTCTTCTACTTCCTCGGGCGTGCCGACCATCGCCATCGCCGCGTGCATGCGGAGCGACGGGCTCAGGGGCCAGGGCATCGAAAGAACGCCGCCGGCAGAAGGATTGATCGGTGCGTCGTCCGATGGATCATTTGGGGTGGTCTGGCCAACGTCGGATTGGATCACCTCGGCGATGCCCGTGAACTGGACGGCCTGCTCCATCAGACGCTTCAGGTCGTCGTCGCCCACGAACATGCGCACGATGACCAGCGCCACGATGCTGATCGGAAGCAGGCCGAAGAGCGTGCGATACGCCAACGCGGCGGCCATCTGGGGCAGCCGGGTTCGCAACAAAGACCGCAGGGCCATGCGGCTGACGTGTGCGGCGCGGCCCATCTCCTTGCTGCTGGGCAGCCTCAGCCAGTCCGGCCATCGTGCCATCGCCTAGGACCTCCCAGAGCCGCCGTGCCTGGCGGGGCCGTTGCGTGATTCATCGCGTTGGAGTCCCACGGCTTTCTTCAGGGCCTTCAATTCGCTCGGCCGAATGTCTCGCCAGTGCCCGCGACGAAGGTCGGCCAGTTTCACCGGGCCGATGGCGACCCGCTCGAGCTTGCGCACGGGGCAACCAACGCGTGCCAGCACGCGGCGGACCTCGCGGTTGCGACCCTCGGTCAGCGTGATCTCGAGGTGGGCCCGGTCTCGCAGTTGCTTCGTAACGGTCACCCGGACGGCCTGCGTTCGCTCGGCGCCCTCCGTCCTGCCGTGGGTTCGATGGGCGAGCACGACCCCGCGTTCGAGGTCGGCCAGGCTCTCCTTGGTCATTACGCCGCTGACGATGGCGCGATAGGTCTTGGGGATTTCGTAGCGGGGGTGGGCCAGGCGATTGGCCAGTTCTCCGTCATTCGTGAGAATGAGCAGGCCGGTCGTGTCGTAGTCGAGGCGACCCACGGGAAACAGCCTGGGAGCCAGGGGGTGCTGCACGATGTCGAGCACCGTCCGGCGGTCCATGCCGGGTTCGTCCGCGGCGGTGGTCAGCGTGGCCGTCGGCTTGTTGAGCAGGACCGTGACGTTTGCCTCGGGCTGGCGGATGCGGCGCCCGTTGACGCGGATGTCGTCGCGGGCGGGGTCCGCGAAGGCGGGTAGATCGGTCACGATCTGGCCGTTGACCTCGACGTGTCCTTCCCGAATGAGTTGTTCGCAGGCACGCCTGCT
It contains:
- the rnc gene encoding ribonuclease III yields the protein MRDSGELCIETAERAIGYTFKNSCLLVKALTHASVTDARVDSNERLEFLGDSVLGLVTSERIFTLFPNLLEGEMTKIKSTAVSRRTCADIADAMGLIDLLLLGKGMRAGAPLPRSLAAAALEAIIAAIYLDGGLDAAREFLAPHLDPCIQKAARLGHQENFKSVLQQHAQQQLGSTPHYRVIDEQGPDHAKSFKIAVEIDGRQYPAQWGQSKKRAEQLAALEALREFGLIERTHDGEIRLIESADAK
- a CDS encoding endonuclease/exonuclease/phosphatase family protein, with product MNKAHPRTFRPLLLSLALAGLAMGACSEDGPPAEPVSTGAATTLIEPIAWTGSQTITLDGDVSEWPQDVAAVADAHWLYMRFKLEGPIRTLQGMDTPVSIHLDADGDPSTGATLEEPAIAGGLGADIEIVFSPREVDAPRPGAGVMFRVNQPDGTARVVRHEQLGFSFTPTHAAEWYELRIARESAEQLGLRPSGLGGSGRIAGVVVMRDGRGQITGWADPFEVDAPSAEPLEASDVRLPAKPQDAVRVVTYNVEHSSPVKNPEPFARVINVLDPDVLLFQEWVEGDADALKAWLTAHVDDNVDWYVLKGPAWGVAVASKHPLSVLTPLDTPNPVNAENALRFVGGLAQTPVGPLAVGSTHLKCCGTKDSREDRQRSAEATAIAELMAQALEQSPGSKAWGVVIGGDMNLVGSRPPLDAIARGVDLDGSALLVAEPMRLGDQAMYTWFDAGNAYTPGRLDFLLYSNAVTEATNSFVLDTSVMSEAALARLGLDATDTAASDHLPVVLDVRPSK
- the nuoB gene encoding NADH-quinone oxidoreductase subunit NuoB — encoded protein: MGIEAALPTDAILTTQLQRVINWARRSSIWPIPFATACCGIELMATASSRYDLARFGMERMSFSPRQSDLVIVAGRIGIKMMPVLQRIYQQVAEPKWVISMGACASTGGVFDTYATVQGIDQFIPVDVYIPGCPPRPEMLLEGIMAIQRIIDEDGIPPKGPGGKRVPLGIAVQPTHQSTPQPVGVRVGT
- a CDS encoding bL34 family ribosomal protein codes for the protein MHYPRRLSKLSRARKMGFRARMRTKGGRKMINRRRRIGRSLNFKK
- a CDS encoding YhjD/YihY/BrkB family envelope integrity protein, producing the protein MARWPDWLRLPSSKEMGRAAHVSRMALRSLLRTRLPQMAAALAYRTLFGLLPISIVALVIVRMFVGDDDLKRLMEQAVQFTGIAEVIQSDVGQTTPNDPSDDAPINPSAGGVLSMPWPLSPSLRMHAAMAMVGTPEEVEENGTGLLNPPETMNPTPESLDQLIDGWVERFGSVRFDAIGLIGGLVLIYAALAMVVEVERCFNQICRAKSGRSWVRRITQYWTLMTLGAILIALTFLVGVQFREWVKNMAGEGDAFGRFIVGAAGFLVTVVISTGLLSLAYMILPNRRLRLRPTLAGATVAAIGWEAAKWGFTQYLGYSTNSTYATLYGSLALIPIFMLWVFLTWLIILFGLQVAYGVQMLEDGIEQDEDSDDPALMLAGPGVLIDAATVIGRRFAEGQGARTSDVADELALANDQCSRIIDALQRGGFVRQLDNGGGYTLSRPAERIRLADIATAAPSPTAAREGSAASQLSKTAVESLGEATLQSRLSAKPENPTASEDVPNRDEGRGNE
- a CDS encoding pseudouridine synthase, with product MPPPKNSLRSGGQDRLHRVLADAGVASRRACEQLIREGHVEVNGQIVTDLPAFADPARDDIRVNGRRIRQPEANVTVLLNKPTATLTTAADEPGMDRRTVLDIVQHPLAPRLFPVGRLDYDTTGLLILTNDGELANRLAHPRYEIPKTYRAIVSGVMTKESLADLERGVVLAHRTHGRTEGAERTQAVRVTVTKQLRDRAHLEITLTEGRNREVRRVLARVGCPVRKLERVAIGPVKLADLRRGHWRDIRPSELKALKKAVGLQRDESRNGPARHGGSGRS